In the Solanum pennellii chromosome 5, SPENNV200 genome, one interval contains:
- the LOC107020261 gene encoding cyclin-dependent kinase G-2 isoform X1 has product MAAGRHGGYRDNEFRGREAEFEVSRRELGYSKGDYERIRSEDRDFDRDRGHDRGGRDRGRLRQKDVKERDMINGSFRSMSSRSDSGSSDGDGGGVRRSGGLSVRAVDREPIKERDMMNGSYRSGSSRSDSGSSDGDAGGMRRSGLRVGAIDREPGELSSESGSDGAIESDQKTKNAANGNQSSVQSKKRKYSPIIWDREDKEVNRMSKSRNSPVAAKLPPPPPLPKSSGQLANFPSERVEQVSLLNTNNVHIIEPSPSKTNTALGLLMDASHESPVDICSPPVDEKQLPSREARKVEDEEYVPVPTIRSSRWATDADSPADEGEISGDDTLLLKKRRAVPHLAEMGGRRKSLTPEYEELKRESSGGNRTRSSDSDEHIRSCSRESYQGNELDKNGPMDVDKDRNYDRTSVSQSDTESEDEHDSRGTPEAALPPQRSVNMLQGCRSVDEFERLNRIDEGTYGVVYRAKDKKTGEIVALKKVKMEKEREGFPLTSLREINILLSLHHPSIVDVKEVVVGSSLDSIFMVMEYMEHDLKALMETMKKPFTQSEVKCLMLQLLHGVKYLHDNWVLHRDLKTSNLLLNNQGELKICDFGLARQYGSPLKPYTHLVVTLWYRAPELLLGAKQYSTAIDMWSLGCIMAEMLCKEPLFNGKTEVDQIDKIFRILGTPNETIWPGFSKLPGVKVNFVKHQFNNLRNKFQSPTTSYMGKPDLSESGLDLLNKLLTYDPAKRISADAALNHEWFREVPLPKSKEFMPTFPAQHAQDRRVRRVMKSPDPLEEQRRKELKQGVLGTGGLFG; this is encoded by the exons ATGGCTGCTGGAAGACATGGTGGTTACAGGGATAATGAATTTAGGGGGCGTGAGGCTGAGTTTGAGGTTTCACGGAGGGAGCTTGGTTACTCCAAGGGGGATTACGAAAGAATTAGGTCTGAGGATCGGGATTTTGATAGGGATAGAGGTCATGACAGGGGTGGTCGAGATAGGGGTAGGTTGAGACAGAAGGATGTAAAGGAAAGGGATATGATAAATGGGAGTTTTAGGTCCATGTCAAGCAGGAGTGATTCTGGTAGCAgtgatggtgatggtggtggAGTGAGGAGAAGTGGTGGGCTTAGTGTCAGAGCTGTTGACCGAGAGCCTATAAAAGAAAGGGATATGATGAATGGCAGTTATAGGTCCGGTTCAAGCAGGAGTGATTCTGGTAGTAGTGATGGTGATGCTGGTGGAATGAGGAGAAGTGGGCTTAGAGTCGGGGCTATTGACCGAGAGCCTGGGGAATTGTCTAGCGAGAGTGGGTCTGATGGGGCTATTGAGTCAGACCAGAAGACCAAGAATGCTGCCAATGGGAATCAGTCTTCTGTACAGAGCAAGAAACGGAAATATTCTCCAATTATATGGGATAGGGAAGATAAGGAAGTGAATAGAATGTCAAAGAGTAGAAATTCACCAGTAGCTGCTAAGCTACCTCCTCCGCCTCCATTGCCAAAGTCATCTGGCCAGTTGGCTAATTTCCCCTCGGAAAGGGTTGAGCAGGTCTCTCTGTTGAACACTAATAATGTTCACATTATAGAGCCATCCCCAAGTAAAACAAATACAGCACTTGGTTTACTTATGGATGCATCTCATGAATCCCCAGTTGACATATGTTCTCCACCTGTTGATGAGAAGCAATTGCCCAGTCGGGAAGCCAGGAAAGTAGAAGATGAGGAATATGTGCCCGTGCCGACTATAAGATCATCTCGATGGGCAACTGATGCTGACTCTCCAGCTGATGAAGGTGAGATTTCAGGTGATGATACGCTCCTTCTGAAAAAGCGACGAGCAGTTCCCCACTTGGCCGAAATGGGTGGACGCAGGAAATCACTAACTCCTGAATATGAGGAGCTCAAGAGAGAAAGCTCCGGAGGAAATAGAACGAGGTCTTCAGACTCTGATGAACATATTAGGTCTTGCAGCAGAGAGAGTTACCAGGGCAATGAATTAGATAAGAATGGCCCAATGGATGTGGATAAGGACCGCAATTATGATAGGACTAGTGTTAGCCAGTCAGATACAGAATCTGAAGATGAACATGATTCTCGTGGTACACCGGAGGCTGCGCTTCCTCCACAAAGGAGCGTAAACATGCTGCAGGGGTGTAGAAGTGTCGATGAATTCGAGCGGCTTAACAGGATAGATGAAGGCACTTATGGGGTTGTTTACCGAGCTAAAGATAAGAAGACGGGAGAAATTGTTGCACTAAAGAAGGTTAAGATGGAGAAGGAACGAGAAGGATTCCCCCTAACATCTCTCAGGGAGATTAACattcttctttctcttcatcACCCCTCTATTGTAGATGTCAAAGAAGTAGTTGTTGGAAGCAGTCTTGACAGTATTTTTATGGTGATGGAGTACATGGAACATGATCTGAAGGCATTGATGGAGACAATGAAAAAACCATTTACCCAAAGTGAAGTCAAATGTCTTATGCTCCAGCTTTTGCATGGTGTCAAGTATCTTCATGATAATTGGGTCCTTCACCGAGATTTGAAGACTTCAAATTTGCTTCTAAACAACCAAGGTGAGTTGAAGATTTGTGACTTTGGTTTAGCTCGTCAATATGGGAGCCCCTTGAAACCATACACTCATTTGGTGGTTACTTTGTGGTACAG GGCGCCAGAACTTCTGTTGGGAGCCAAGCAATATTCTACTGCAATTGACATGTGGTCACTGGGTTGTATTATGGCCGAGATGCTATGCAAAGAACCACTCTTCAATGGGAAAACAGAAGTTGATCAAATTGACAAG ATATTCAGAATTCTTGGCACCCCTAATGAGACGATTTGGCCAGGGTTTTCCAAGCTTCCTGGGGTGAAGGTCAACTTTGTAAAGCATCA gtttaataatttaagaaataaatttcaaaGCCCTACAACATCTTACATGGGAAAACCAGACCTATCAGAGTCTGGCCTTGACCTGTTGAATAAGCTTTTGACTTATGATCCTGCGAAG AGGATATCTGCCGATGCTGCTTTGAACCATGAGTGGTTTCGTGAAGTTCCTCTCCCCAAGTCTAAAGAATTCATGCCTACTTTCCCTGCACAGCATGCACAAGATAG GCGTGTGCGAAGAGTAATGAAGAGTCCAGATCCTCTCGAGGAGCAGCGAAGAAAGGAACTGAAGCAAGGGGTGTTGGGAACTGGTGGATTGTTTGGCTAA
- the LOC107020261 gene encoding cyclin-dependent kinase G-2 isoform X2: MAAGRHGGYRDNEFRGREAEFEVSRRELGYSKGDYERIRSEDRDFDRDRGHDRGGRDRGRLRQKDVKERDMINGSFRSMSSRSDSGSSDGDGGGVRRSGGLSVRAVDREPIKERDMMNGSYRSGSSRSDSGSSDGDAGGMRRSGLRVGAIDREPGELSSESGSDGAIESDQKTKNAANGNQSSVQSKKRKYSPIIWDREDKEVNRMSKSRNSPVAAKLPPPPPLPKSSGQLANFPSERVEQVSLLNTNNVHIIEPSPSKTNTALGLLMDASHESPVDICSPPVDEKQLPSREARKVEDEEYVPVPTIRSSRWATDADSPADEGEISGDDTLLLKKRRAVPHLAEMGGRRKSLTPEYEELKRESSGGNRTRSSDSDEHIRSCSRESYQGNELDKNGPMDVDKDRNYDRTSVSQSDTESEDEHDSRGTPEAALPPQRSVNMLQGCRSVDEFERLNRIDEGTYGVVYRAKDKKTGEIVALKKVKMEKEREGFPLTSLREINILLSLHHPSIVDVKEVVVGSSLDSIFMVMEYMEHDLKALMETMKKPFTQSEVKCLMLQLLHGVKYLHDNWVLHRDLKTSNLLLNNQGELKICDFGLARQYGSPLKPYTHLVVTLWYRAPELLLGAKQYSTAIDMWSLGCIMAEMLCKEPLFNGKTEVDQIDKIFRILGTPNETIWPGFSKLPGVKVNFVKHQLPALGDSGLII; the protein is encoded by the exons ATGGCTGCTGGAAGACATGGTGGTTACAGGGATAATGAATTTAGGGGGCGTGAGGCTGAGTTTGAGGTTTCACGGAGGGAGCTTGGTTACTCCAAGGGGGATTACGAAAGAATTAGGTCTGAGGATCGGGATTTTGATAGGGATAGAGGTCATGACAGGGGTGGTCGAGATAGGGGTAGGTTGAGACAGAAGGATGTAAAGGAAAGGGATATGATAAATGGGAGTTTTAGGTCCATGTCAAGCAGGAGTGATTCTGGTAGCAgtgatggtgatggtggtggAGTGAGGAGAAGTGGTGGGCTTAGTGTCAGAGCTGTTGACCGAGAGCCTATAAAAGAAAGGGATATGATGAATGGCAGTTATAGGTCCGGTTCAAGCAGGAGTGATTCTGGTAGTAGTGATGGTGATGCTGGTGGAATGAGGAGAAGTGGGCTTAGAGTCGGGGCTATTGACCGAGAGCCTGGGGAATTGTCTAGCGAGAGTGGGTCTGATGGGGCTATTGAGTCAGACCAGAAGACCAAGAATGCTGCCAATGGGAATCAGTCTTCTGTACAGAGCAAGAAACGGAAATATTCTCCAATTATATGGGATAGGGAAGATAAGGAAGTGAATAGAATGTCAAAGAGTAGAAATTCACCAGTAGCTGCTAAGCTACCTCCTCCGCCTCCATTGCCAAAGTCATCTGGCCAGTTGGCTAATTTCCCCTCGGAAAGGGTTGAGCAGGTCTCTCTGTTGAACACTAATAATGTTCACATTATAGAGCCATCCCCAAGTAAAACAAATACAGCACTTGGTTTACTTATGGATGCATCTCATGAATCCCCAGTTGACATATGTTCTCCACCTGTTGATGAGAAGCAATTGCCCAGTCGGGAAGCCAGGAAAGTAGAAGATGAGGAATATGTGCCCGTGCCGACTATAAGATCATCTCGATGGGCAACTGATGCTGACTCTCCAGCTGATGAAGGTGAGATTTCAGGTGATGATACGCTCCTTCTGAAAAAGCGACGAGCAGTTCCCCACTTGGCCGAAATGGGTGGACGCAGGAAATCACTAACTCCTGAATATGAGGAGCTCAAGAGAGAAAGCTCCGGAGGAAATAGAACGAGGTCTTCAGACTCTGATGAACATATTAGGTCTTGCAGCAGAGAGAGTTACCAGGGCAATGAATTAGATAAGAATGGCCCAATGGATGTGGATAAGGACCGCAATTATGATAGGACTAGTGTTAGCCAGTCAGATACAGAATCTGAAGATGAACATGATTCTCGTGGTACACCGGAGGCTGCGCTTCCTCCACAAAGGAGCGTAAACATGCTGCAGGGGTGTAGAAGTGTCGATGAATTCGAGCGGCTTAACAGGATAGATGAAGGCACTTATGGGGTTGTTTACCGAGCTAAAGATAAGAAGACGGGAGAAATTGTTGCACTAAAGAAGGTTAAGATGGAGAAGGAACGAGAAGGATTCCCCCTAACATCTCTCAGGGAGATTAACattcttctttctcttcatcACCCCTCTATTGTAGATGTCAAAGAAGTAGTTGTTGGAAGCAGTCTTGACAGTATTTTTATGGTGATGGAGTACATGGAACATGATCTGAAGGCATTGATGGAGACAATGAAAAAACCATTTACCCAAAGTGAAGTCAAATGTCTTATGCTCCAGCTTTTGCATGGTGTCAAGTATCTTCATGATAATTGGGTCCTTCACCGAGATTTGAAGACTTCAAATTTGCTTCTAAACAACCAAGGTGAGTTGAAGATTTGTGACTTTGGTTTAGCTCGTCAATATGGGAGCCCCTTGAAACCATACACTCATTTGGTGGTTACTTTGTGGTACAG GGCGCCAGAACTTCTGTTGGGAGCCAAGCAATATTCTACTGCAATTGACATGTGGTCACTGGGTTGTATTATGGCCGAGATGCTATGCAAAGAACCACTCTTCAATGGGAAAACAGAAGTTGATCAAATTGACAAG ATATTCAGAATTCTTGGCACCCCTAATGAGACGATTTGGCCAGGGTTTTCCAAGCTTCCTGGGGTGAAGGTCAACTTTGTAAAGCATCA GCTTCCAGCTTTGGGTGATTCTG gtttaataatttaa